The Catellatospora citrea DNA segment CCCGTTCCACGGCTACAACTTCGCGGGCGCCTCGCTGCTGCCGGCCGCCGACGTCGCGGCCCTGCCCGACAAGCCGCGCGAACTGGTCCGCACCACCTGGCGCCCGGCCGAGCAGGGCGGGCGGCTCGACGTGATCCCGCTGCCGGGCCGCTACCTCGACTGCGGCACGCCCGCCGACTACCTCGCCGCCAACCTGCACGCCGCGGGCGGCGTGAACCTGTTCGGCGACGAGGTGCGGGTCACCGGCGAGGCGCACGGCAGCGTGCTCGGGGCCGGCTCCCGGGTGGACGGTGCCGTCCGCGACTGCGTGCTGTGGCCCGGCGCGTACGTCGCCCCGCACGAGAACCTGCACCGCGTGATCCGGGTAGGCCGGGACCTCACCGTCCCCGCGGCATAGCATGACCCCGTAGACCCGATACAATGATCATGAACTTGTGGCACGGGTCGACGGCGTGTCGCGGCCACAACTTCATGATCGACAGACGCACGACGCGAGGAGTCTCCGGTGATCACAGCGATCGTTCTCATCGACTGCGCGACCGACGCGATCCCGGAGGTCGCCGAGGAGCTGGCCAACCTGGAGGGTGTCAGCGAGGTGTACTCCGTCGCCGGCGGCGTCGACCTGATCGCCGTGGTCCGGGTGCGCGAGTTCGACCACATCGCCGAGGTCATCGCGGGCGGCATCTCGAAGGTGCCCGGCGTGCTCAACACCGACACGCACATCGCGTTCCGCTCGTACTCGCGCCACGACCTGGAGCAGGCGTTCGCCATCGGCTTCTGACCACATGAGTGACCCCGCGGAGCGGCCCGCGTCACACCCGGCGCTTCTTACTTGCGAGTAACGTCGCGGTCTAGGCTGCTGCCATGCAGCTCACCGTGGACCGCGGCAGTGACCGGCTCGGCGTCCAGCTCCACCCGGCGCAGGCCCCCGACGCGCCCCTGGTCGTCATCTTCCCGGCGATGGGCGTGCCGGCCGGCTACTACACCCGCTTCGCGCACTCGCTGAACGAGGCCGGCCTCGGCGTCGCGGTGGCCGACCTGCGCGGCACCGGCACCAGCGCGCCGCGCCCCGCCCGAAACAGCCGGTACGGCTACACCGAGCTCGCCGACGACGTCGCCGCGGTGCTCGAGGCGCTCGCCGAGCACCGGGCCGGGCGGCCCACGGTCCTGCTCGGACACTCGCTCG contains these protein-coding regions:
- a CDS encoding Lrp/AsnC family transcriptional regulator, encoding MITAIVLIDCATDAIPEVAEELANLEGVSEVYSVAGGVDLIAVVRVREFDHIAEVIAGGISKVPGVLNTDTHIAFRSYSRHDLEQAFAIGF